In Halobaculum sp. XH14, a single genomic region encodes these proteins:
- a CDS encoding DUF7546 family protein produces the protein MAVRLAGRRVDVSRADLLTATLVVNLELALAVAYFAVTNARLTSPLFTLYGLVWVNAALLVLARYSPPGGTASERRRAGVVAVGYLALLATFGGVVGPPTPTTPTGLGVALLPPGWGPALTYGGTVVAAVLMPAKVLGYAALAYLLYGTVVEASGAGVAGLLGIFSCVSCALPILATVVASTLGGGGALLAAAAGVGYGPSTLVFLVTVALLWWRPGFDAIAAWRS, from the coding sequence ATGGCTGTTCGGCTGGCGGGCCGTCGGGTCGACGTCTCCCGGGCGGACCTCCTGACGGCGACGCTCGTCGTCAACCTCGAACTCGCGCTGGCGGTCGCCTACTTCGCGGTCACGAACGCGAGGCTCACCTCGCCGCTGTTCACGCTCTACGGGCTGGTCTGGGTGAACGCCGCGCTGCTGGTCCTCGCGCGGTACTCGCCACCCGGCGGCACGGCCTCGGAGCGACGTCGTGCCGGCGTCGTTGCCGTCGGCTACCTCGCGCTCCTGGCCACGTTCGGGGGCGTCGTCGGCCCCCCGACGCCCACGACGCCGACCGGCCTCGGCGTCGCGCTCCTCCCGCCCGGCTGGGGGCCGGCACTCACCTACGGCGGGACCGTCGTCGCGGCGGTGTTGATGCCGGCGAAGGTGCTCGGCTACGCGGCGCTGGCGTACCTGCTGTACGGGACGGTCGTGGAAGCCTCCGGCGCGGGCGTCGCCGGCCTGCTCGGAATCTTCTCGTGCGTCTCCTGTGCGCTCCCCATCCTCGCCACGGTCGTCGCCTCGACGCTGGGCGGTGGCGGCGCGCTGCTGGCGGCCGCCGCGGGCGTCGGCTACGGCCCCTCGACGCTGGTGTTTCTGGTGACCGTGGCGCTGCTGTGGTGGCGGCCGGGGTTCGATGCGATCGCTGCGTGGCGGTCCTGA
- a CDS encoding AI-2E family transporter, protein MGISAIDRGRATWWGVGAVLAAAVLFVVYSFVGTFVFGVFIYYSTRPVYRRIRRRIPQPSIAAGVAIFALALPAMVLVAYALLIVADQVSTLAGNGVFDPTDLPGVDRELLESVSDPEVLLAMDWQQYMTADTLQSVLDSLSGAIDTIALLGTALIHLFVMLALAFYLLRDGSRLWRYVVRYADQGGVAEAYGRAIDRDYNSIFFGNILNAVLTGTIGVIVYSVLNVVAPQGAAIPAAALVGLLAGAASLIPIVGMKLVYFPVGIFMAGRAVALGATETLWFVLLFALASFVVVDTIPDLVLRPYVSGRSLHVGAVMVAYTLGPLLFGWYGIFLLPMLLVLVVHFVRIVLPELISGTEIKPYAVDPSYLTVDEPFVYGDVESADGGTADGPSDASVGSGGQEEA, encoded by the coding sequence ATGGGAATCTCGGCGATCGACCGCGGCCGCGCGACCTGGTGGGGCGTCGGTGCCGTCCTGGCCGCCGCGGTGCTGTTCGTCGTCTACTCGTTCGTCGGGACGTTCGTCTTCGGGGTGTTCATCTACTACTCGACCCGGCCGGTCTACAGGCGGATCCGCCGACGGATCCCCCAGCCGAGCATCGCCGCCGGGGTCGCCATCTTCGCGCTCGCGCTCCCGGCGATGGTGCTCGTCGCCTACGCGCTGCTCATCGTCGCAGACCAGGTGTCGACGCTGGCGGGCAACGGGGTGTTCGACCCCACGGACCTCCCGGGCGTCGATCGGGAGCTACTCGAGTCCGTCTCCGACCCGGAGGTGCTGCTGGCGATGGACTGGCAGCAGTACATGACGGCCGACACGCTCCAGAGCGTGCTGGACTCGCTGTCGGGGGCGATCGACACGATCGCGCTGCTGGGCACGGCCCTGATTCACCTGTTCGTGATGCTCGCGCTCGCGTTCTACCTGCTCAGGGACGGAAGTCGGCTGTGGCGGTACGTCGTCCGGTACGCGGACCAGGGCGGCGTCGCCGAGGCGTACGGGCGAGCGATCGACAGGGACTACAACAGCATCTTCTTCGGCAACATCCTGAACGCCGTCCTCACGGGAACCATCGGCGTCATCGTCTACTCCGTGCTCAACGTGGTCGCCCCGCAGGGCGCGGCGATCCCGGCCGCGGCGCTGGTCGGCCTGCTCGCGGGCGCTGCGAGCCTCATCCCCATCGTCGGCATGAAGCTCGTCTACTTCCCGGTCGGCATCTTCATGGCCGGCCGCGCGGTAGCGCTGGGTGCGACCGAGACGCTCTGGTTCGTCCTCCTGTTCGCGCTCGCCTCGTTCGTCGTCGTCGACACCATCCCCGACCTCGTGCTTCGCCCCTACGTCTCGGGACGGTCGCTGCACGTGGGCGCGGTGATGGTCGCCTACACGCTCGGACCGCTGCTGTTCGGCTGGTACGGCATCTTCCTGCTGCCGATGCTGCTCGTGCTCGTGGTCCACTTCGTCAGGATCGTCCTCCCGGAGCTGATCTCCGGGACCGAGATCAAGCCGTACGCGGTCGACCCGTCGTACCTGACGGTCGATGAACCGTTCGTCTACGGGGACGTAGAGAGCGCCGACGGGGGAACCGCGGACGGCCCGTCGGACGCGTCGGTGGGGTCAGGCGGGCAAGAGGAGGCGTGA
- a CDS encoding SelT/SelW/SelH family protein gives MTEVEIEYCVPCGMLGRAQDIQQDILEEFGEEVDRVALVTGDAGVFEVRANDEVVFDKEADEFDRAAIVDGVRSHVGATA, from the coding sequence ATGACCGAAGTCGAAATCGAGTACTGCGTCCCCTGCGGGATGCTCGGCCGCGCACAGGACATCCAGCAGGATATCCTCGAGGAGTTCGGCGAGGAGGTCGACCGCGTCGCGCTCGTCACGGGCGACGCCGGGGTCTTCGAGGTGCGCGCGAACGACGAGGTCGTCTTCGACAAGGAGGCCGACGAGTTCGATCGGGCCGCCATCGTCGACGGCGTCCGCTCGCACGTCGGCGCGACCGCGTAG
- a CDS encoding aldo/keto reductase — protein sequence MQYRRLGSTGTKVSQLCFGTWRFGKRSDGVVETDRGEAHDLLDAYANAGGNFIDTANVYGDPNGTGEEYVGDWLAGRDRDEFVLASKVYFGFDPENPNGSGLSRTHIRRQIEGTLDRLGTDYLDVYYVHRFDEETPVEETLSTLSGLVEDGRVNYLGASSMAAWQLTKMLWKSEVHDLERFEVTQPLFHAAYRDTEEYLDVAADQDLAVCPYSPLAGGFLTGKYERAEDGSAVGPEGSRADLVDSFQEYYVDERSWRVLDEIRSVADELDATPPQVALRWLVERPDYACIPIVGARTVDQLEDNLGAVTISLSDDQRGRITDAREAEPDVE from the coding sequence ATGCAGTACCGACGACTCGGCTCGACCGGAACGAAGGTCTCGCAGCTCTGTTTCGGCACCTGGCGCTTCGGCAAGCGCTCGGACGGCGTCGTCGAGACCGACCGCGGAGAGGCCCACGACCTGCTCGACGCCTACGCGAACGCGGGCGGGAACTTCATCGACACGGCGAACGTGTACGGCGACCCGAACGGCACCGGCGAGGAGTACGTCGGCGACTGGCTCGCCGGGCGCGACCGCGACGAGTTCGTCCTCGCCTCGAAGGTGTACTTCGGCTTCGACCCCGAGAACCCCAACGGCTCGGGCCTCTCGCGCACGCACATCCGCCGGCAGATCGAGGGCACGCTCGACCGGCTCGGCACGGACTACCTCGACGTCTACTACGTCCACCGGTTCGACGAGGAGACGCCCGTCGAGGAGACGCTCTCGACGCTTTCCGGGCTGGTCGAGGACGGCCGGGTCAACTACCTCGGCGCCTCCTCGATGGCCGCCTGGCAGCTGACGAAGATGCTCTGGAAGTCGGAGGTCCACGACCTCGAACGGTTCGAGGTGACCCAGCCGCTGTTCCACGCCGCCTACCGCGACACGGAGGAGTACCTCGACGTCGCAGCCGATCAGGATCTGGCGGTCTGCCCGTACTCCCCGCTCGCCGGCGGCTTCCTCACCGGGAAGTACGAGCGCGCCGAGGACGGCTCCGCGGTCGGCCCGGAGGGCTCGCGCGCCGACCTCGTCGACTCGTTCCAGGAGTACTACGTCGACGAGCGAAGCTGGCGCGTCCTCGACGAGATCCGGTCGGTCGCAGACGAACTCGACGCGACGCCGCCCCAGGTCGCGCTCCGCTGGCTGGTCGAGCGCCCGGACTACGCCTGCATCCCGATCGTCGGCGCTCGGACGGTCGACCAGCTCGAGGACAACCTCGGCGCCGTCACCATCTCGCTCTCGGACGACCAGCGAGGACGAATCACCGACGCGCGGGAAGCGGAACCGGACGTCGAGTAG
- a CDS encoding class I SAM-dependent methyltransferase produces MTDDDDAQRRTVREGYDALAGDYGKSRDPPEAPLVESFLDSLPDGSRLLDVGCGQGSPVLDRLPDAVDAAGLDFSIEQLRYAREATDADLLQADMTALPVANDSADALTALHSLIHVPTEQHPAVVREFGRITGPDAKLLLTANSDGWAGANDDWLGGGARMEWSFPGVEETREQLRAAGFEVVEEELVADELAEGDDDAAWLFLTAQKRGE; encoded by the coding sequence GTGACCGACGACGACGACGCCCAGCGGCGGACGGTCCGCGAGGGCTACGACGCGCTGGCCGGAGACTACGGAAAGTCGCGCGACCCCCCGGAGGCCCCACTCGTCGAGTCGTTCCTCGACTCGCTGCCCGACGGGAGCCGACTGCTCGACGTCGGCTGCGGACAGGGGTCTCCGGTGCTCGATCGCCTCCCCGACGCCGTCGACGCCGCGGGGCTCGACTTCTCGATCGAACAGCTTCGATACGCCCGCGAGGCCACCGACGCCGACCTCCTGCAGGCGGACATGACCGCGCTCCCCGTGGCGAACGATAGCGCGGACGCCCTCACCGCGCTCCACTCGCTCATCCACGTCCCGACCGAGCAGCATCCCGCCGTGGTTCGGGAGTTCGGGCGCATCACGGGCCCGGACGCGAAACTGCTGCTCACCGCGAACTCTGACGGGTGGGCGGGCGCGAACGACGACTGGCTCGGGGGAGGCGCGCGCATGGAGTGGTCGTTTCCTGGCGTCGAGGAGACCCGCGAACAGCTCCGGGCCGCCGGTTTCGAGGTGGTCGAGGAGGAACTGGTGGCGGACGAACTGGCCGAGGGAGACGACGACGCAGCCTGGCTGTTTCTGACCGCTCAGAAGCGGGGCGAGTGA
- a CDS encoding MgtC/SapB family protein: MVPLQADALAGSLSQPVVRLVLAAVLGLFLGLEREWSQKTAGIRTFSLTSLVAAVFTLFALQTRFGEALLAVGGVLVIVQGVLLAVRGLRRDREDESLSLTTSVSLMAAYGVGALVAAGYVLEGVTVAFVSSALLVLKRELHSFAGDLSREELRSMIEFAILAFVVYPLLPAGSQTVLGITFEPRVAWLMVVTVAGIGIVNYALVRTYGGRGIAVTGFLGGLASSTAVVGTMLDYVRDQSTGASYAVAAVLLANAAMAVRNLAIAVAFTVGHDGPMLTGVFVPLGLLVLGSFAVAGLTADWTEHVDVDLESPFSLKNALAFGSVFLFILAGSSVAQAQLGTAGLYITAFVSGLVSSAGATTSAVLLYRAGSIGEEAAVVAILLATAASVAVKAGLALAGPPGFGRRVAGWSATLLVVAGGATVVLAIV; the protein is encoded by the coding sequence ATGGTCCCCCTGCAGGCTGACGCCCTCGCCGGCTCGCTCTCACAGCCCGTCGTCCGGCTGGTGCTCGCGGCCGTCCTCGGGCTGTTCCTCGGACTGGAACGCGAGTGGTCACAGAAGACCGCCGGCATCCGGACGTTCTCGCTGACGAGCCTCGTCGCCGCGGTGTTCACGCTGTTCGCCCTGCAGACCCGCTTCGGCGAGGCGTTGCTCGCCGTCGGGGGCGTGCTCGTCATCGTCCAGGGGGTGTTGCTGGCGGTGCGGGGTCTGCGCAGGGACCGCGAGGACGAGTCGCTCTCGCTCACGACCTCCGTGTCGCTGATGGCCGCGTACGGCGTCGGCGCGCTCGTCGCCGCGGGCTACGTGCTCGAGGGCGTGACCGTGGCGTTCGTCTCCTCGGCGCTGCTCGTGTTGAAGCGGGAACTCCACTCGTTCGCCGGCGACCTCTCCCGCGAGGAGCTCCGTTCGATGATCGAGTTCGCCATCCTCGCGTTCGTCGTCTACCCGCTGCTTCCGGCCGGCAGCCAGACGGTCCTCGGGATCACGTTCGAACCGCGCGTCGCCTGGCTGATGGTGGTGACCGTCGCCGGCATCGGCATCGTGAACTACGCGCTCGTCCGGACGTACGGCGGCCGCGGCATCGCGGTCACGGGGTTCCTGGGCGGGCTCGCCTCCTCGACGGCCGTCGTCGGCACGATGCTCGATTACGTCCGGGACCAGTCGACCGGGGCGTCCTACGCCGTCGCCGCGGTGCTGCTCGCCAACGCCGCGATGGCCGTGCGGAACCTCGCCATCGCCGTGGCGTTCACGGTCGGCCACGACGGGCCGATGTTGACCGGGGTGTTCGTCCCGCTCGGGCTGCTCGTGCTGGGTAGTTTCGCCGTCGCCGGGCTGACCGCAGACTGGACCGAGCACGTCGACGTGGACCTGGAGTCGCCGTTCTCGCTGAAGAACGCGCTCGCGTTCGGCTCGGTGTTCCTGTTCATCCTCGCCGGGAGCAGCGTGGCACAGGCACAACTGGGCACCGCCGGGCTCTACATCACCGCGTTCGTCTCGGGACTCGTCTCCTCGGCGGGCGCGACGACCTCGGCCGTGCTCCTCTACCGTGCGGGCAGCATCGGCGAGGAGGCGGCCGTCGTCGCCATCCTGCTCGCAACCGCCGCGAGCGTGGCCGTCAAGGCGGGGCTGGCGCTGGCCGGCCCGCCAGGGTTCGGGCGGCGGGTCGCGGGATGGAGCGCGACGCTGCTCGTCGTCGCGGGCGGCGCGACCGTCGTGCTGGCGATCGTCTGA
- a CDS encoding pyridoxal phosphate-dependent aminotransferase produces the protein MTAFDFSARVERVEPSATLAISNAATELEADGIDVVNLSVGEPDFPTPENVVRAGKEAMDAGNTGYTSSNGIPELKGAIADKLRADGVAADADDVIVTPGAKQALYEVVQTLIDDGDEVVLLDPAWVSYEAMVKLAGGDLGRVDLAPHDFQLEPALDALGEAVSDDTELLVVNSPANPTGAVFSEAALEGVRDLAVEHDVAVISDEIYEQITYGVEPTSLASLDGMADRTITVNGFSKAYSMTGWRLGYFHATGDLVSQAGKLHSHSVSCATNFVQHAGVEALSNTETAVDQMVEAFRDRRDLVLDLLADHGVEPPEPDGAFYVMLPVDEDDAAWAESAIQDAHVATVPGSAFGAPGYARISYAASEERLREGVERLAEHGLF, from the coding sequence ATGACGGCGTTCGACTTCTCCGCGCGCGTCGAGCGCGTCGAGCCGTCGGCGACGCTGGCGATCAGCAACGCCGCGACGGAACTGGAGGCCGACGGGATCGACGTCGTGAACCTCTCGGTGGGCGAGCCCGACTTCCCGACGCCCGAGAACGTCGTCCGGGCCGGCAAGGAGGCGATGGACGCCGGGAACACCGGCTACACCTCCTCGAACGGGATCCCGGAGCTGAAGGGCGCGATCGCCGACAAGCTTCGCGCGGACGGCGTGGCGGCCGACGCGGACGACGTGATCGTCACGCCCGGCGCGAAGCAGGCGCTCTACGAGGTCGTCCAGACCCTGATCGACGACGGCGACGAGGTGGTCCTGCTGGACCCCGCGTGGGTGTCCTACGAGGCTATGGTGAAACTCGCCGGCGGCGACCTCGGCCGCGTCGACCTCGCGCCCCACGACTTCCAGCTCGAACCCGCGCTCGACGCGCTCGGCGAGGCGGTCTCGGACGACACCGAACTGCTCGTCGTGAACTCCCCGGCGAACCCGACGGGCGCGGTGTTCTCCGAGGCCGCGCTGGAGGGCGTCCGCGACCTCGCGGTCGAGCACGACGTCGCCGTGATCTCGGACGAGATCTACGAGCAGATCACCTACGGCGTCGAGCCGACGAGCCTGGCGAGCCTGGACGGGATGGCCGACCGCACGATCACCGTGAACGGCTTCTCGAAGGCGTACTCGATGACCGGCTGGCGGCTCGGCTACTTCCACGCGACGGGCGACCTCGTCTCCCAGGCCGGCAAACTCCACAGCCACTCCGTCTCCTGTGCGACGAACTTCGTCCAGCACGCCGGCGTCGAGGCGCTCTCGAACACGGAGACCGCCGTCGACCAGATGGTCGAGGCGTTCCGCGACCGGCGCGACCTCGTGCTCGACCTGCTTGCCGACCACGGCGTCGAACCCCCGGAACCGGACGGCGCGTTCTACGTGATGCTTCCGGTCGACGAGGACGACGCCGCCTGGGCCGAGTCCGCCATCCAGGACGCCCACGTCGCCACGGTCCCCGGCTCCGCCTTCGGCGCGCCGGGCTACGCGCGCATCTCCTACGCCGCGAGCGAGGAGCGCCTCCGCGAGGGCGTCGAACGACTCGCGGAGCACGGCCTGTTCTGA
- a CDS encoding heme o synthase codes for MGVYLLLVVGATTAVTDAAAACSAWPACGDGLAAPTSLAGWVALGHRAVALAVGVLVLATGVLALRERPSGRVAVSLLVAVLLYPLQSTLGASIALGGGGTVGTLAGVTLSTSGLHLVVGLFIFGGLLAALAWQLEAETGEPDGVADTPSDGPKPAAEPIASTGRPTPPTWREAPVRRARLTVGAYFRLMKPRLMWLLCLVASAAMALAGGADLSPAVVVTTLTAGALSIGASGTFNHVLERDVDRKMQRTSDRPLAVDLVSVRNATAFGLLLTVVSVGLFASVNLLAAALGLTAILFYSVVYTLVLKPNTVQNTVLGGAAGALPALIGWAAVTGTVGLGGVALATFIFLWTPAHFYNLALAYRDDYERGGFPMMPVVRGETATRRHILWYFAGTLAVGAALVGFASLDWLYALSGVAVGAVFLWTIVRLHYERDESAAFRAFHASNLYLGTALLAIVVDALAV; via the coding sequence ATGGGGGTGTACCTCCTGCTGGTCGTCGGTGCCACGACGGCCGTCACCGACGCGGCGGCGGCCTGTAGCGCCTGGCCGGCGTGTGGCGACGGGCTCGCGGCACCGACCTCGCTCGCGGGGTGGGTCGCGCTCGGCCACCGCGCGGTCGCGCTCGCGGTCGGGGTGCTCGTCCTCGCCACCGGCGTCCTCGCGCTCCGCGAACGTCCGTCCGGCCGCGTCGCCGTCTCGCTCCTCGTTGCCGTCCTGCTCTACCCCCTCCAGTCGACGCTCGGCGCGTCGATCGCGCTCGGCGGCGGCGGCACGGTCGGCACCCTCGCGGGCGTCACGCTCTCGACCTCCGGGCTCCACCTCGTCGTCGGCCTGTTCATCTTCGGCGGCCTGCTCGCCGCGCTCGCGTGGCAACTGGAGGCCGAGACGGGCGAGCCGGACGGGGTCGCCGACACCCCATCCGACGGCCCGAAGCCGGCCGCCGAACCGATCGCCTCGACCGGCCGACCGACCCCGCCGACGTGGCGCGAGGCCCCGGTCCGGCGCGCGCGACTCACCGTCGGGGCGTACTTCCGGCTGATGAAGCCGCGGCTGATGTGGCTGCTCTGTCTCGTCGCCTCGGCGGCGATGGCGCTGGCCGGCGGTGCGGACCTCTCGCCCGCCGTCGTCGTCACGACGCTCACGGCGGGCGCGCTCTCCATCGGCGCGTCGGGGACGTTCAACCACGTGCTCGAACGCGACGTGGACCGGAAGATGCAGCGCACGAGCGACCGACCGCTCGCGGTCGACCTCGTCTCGGTACGGAACGCGACCGCGTTCGGCCTGCTGCTCACGGTCGTCTCGGTCGGCCTGTTCGCCTCGGTGAACCTCCTCGCGGCGGCGCTCGGGCTGACGGCGATCCTGTTCTACTCGGTCGTGTACACGCTCGTCCTGAAGCCGAACACGGTCCAGAACACGGTGCTCGGCGGCGCGGCCGGCGCGCTTCCGGCGCTCATCGGCTGGGCCGCGGTGACGGGGACGGTCGGGCTGGGCGGCGTCGCCCTGGCGACGTTCATCTTCCTCTGGACGCCCGCGCACTTCTACAACCTCGCGCTCGCGTACCGCGACGACTACGAGCGCGGCGGCTTCCCGATGATGCCGGTCGTCCGCGGCGAGACGGCGACCCGCCGGCACATCCTCTGGTACTTCGCGGGCACGCTCGCGGTCGGCGCGGCCCTCGTGGGGTTCGCCAGCCTCGACTGGCTGTACGCGCTCTCGGGGGTCGCGGTCGGCGCGGTCTTCCTCTGGACCATCGTCCGCCTCCACTACGAGCGCGACGAGTCGGCCGCGTTCCGCGCGTTCCACGCCTCGAACCTCTATCTCGGCACCGCCCTGCTCGCCATCGTCGTCGACGCGCTCGCCGTCTGA
- a CDS encoding amphi-Trp domain-containing protein, translating into MPEEVIFETERRRSRADVAALLRDVADKLDGGGDLTLSAGEESLTLDVPAEVTFEVKAERETGGGEDELSVEFELEWDEGDHTADGAFSVE; encoded by the coding sequence ATGCCCGAGGAAGTCATCTTCGAGACGGAGCGTCGCCGGAGCAGAGCCGACGTCGCCGCACTGTTGCGCGACGTTGCCGACAAACTCGACGGCGGTGGGGACCTCACCCTCTCGGCCGGCGAGGAGTCGCTCACGCTCGACGTTCCCGCGGAGGTGACGTTCGAGGTGAAAGCCGAGCGGGAGACGGGCGGCGGGGAGGACGAGTTGAGCGTCGAGTTCGAGCTGGAGTGGGACGAGGGCGACCACACCGCTGACGGCGCGTTCAGCGTCGAATAG
- a CDS encoding PadR family transcriptional regulator produces the protein MYDLTGFQRDLLYTIAGQEEPHGLAIKDELEDYYEKEIHHGRLYPNLDTLVDKGLVEKGERDRRTNYYTLTRRGRREIEARREWEDQYVDLEE, from the coding sequence ATGTACGACCTGACCGGGTTCCAGCGGGACCTGCTGTACACCATCGCCGGACAGGAGGAGCCGCACGGGCTGGCGATCAAGGACGAACTCGAGGACTACTACGAGAAGGAGATTCACCACGGCCGACTCTACCCGAACCTCGACACGCTGGTCGACAAGGGGCTCGTCGAGAAGGGCGAGCGCGACCGCCGAACGAACTACTACACCCTCACGCGCCGCGGCCGCCGCGAGATCGAGGCCCGTCGCGAGTGGGAGGACCAGTACGTCGACCTCGAGGAGTGA
- the ribH gene encoding 6,7-dimethyl-8-ribityllumazine synthase has translation MTVTLGLVVARFNASVTEPMAETAREAAEDRGVELAETVEIPGVYDAPLAADRLARRDAVDAVAVVGAIVSGDTDHDRVIGHATARKLTDVSLERDKPVTFGVSGPGQSGAVARERIHKGAEAVDAAVDLAEGLPA, from the coding sequence ATGACAGTCACACTCGGACTGGTGGTGGCACGCTTCAACGCGTCCGTCACCGAGCCGATGGCCGAAACCGCCCGGGAGGCGGCCGAGGACCGCGGCGTCGAACTCGCCGAGACCGTCGAGATACCGGGAGTGTACGACGCGCCGCTCGCGGCCGACCGCCTCGCGCGCCGGGACGCAGTGGACGCCGTCGCCGTCGTCGGCGCCATCGTCTCGGGCGACACGGACCACGATCGGGTCATCGGCCACGCGACCGCGCGGAAACTGACCGACGTGAGCCTGGAGCGGGACAAGCCGGTCACGTTCGGCGTCTCGGGGCCGGGCCAGAGCGGGGCCGTCGCGCGCGAACGGATCCACAAGGGTGCGGAGGCCGTCGACGCCGCGGTCGACCTCGCGGAGGGGCTCCCGGCATGA
- the nthB gene encoding nitrile hydratase subunit beta: MDGIHDVGGMDTFHDLPADEPDDASPFHHEWEGVVQALYLAGLGSDTFELDRFRYELESLDPEYYLGTPYYERWLTAAESLFAEAGVVDADELLERARAIEAGEAEATERTDPERLPELLEGVREVYMSGRDGGEPAFEVGDRVRVRKEHPKRHTRCPRYVRGAEGEVVAYRGSYVYPDANAHGEERAEPLYNVRFGSGELWGEANTDGDWLHVELWEPYLDSV, from the coding sequence ATGGACGGCATCCACGACGTCGGCGGGATGGACACCTTCCACGACCTGCCCGCCGACGAACCCGACGACGCCAGCCCGTTCCACCACGAGTGGGAGGGCGTCGTTCAGGCGCTCTACCTCGCCGGCCTGGGGTCGGACACGTTCGAACTCGACCGCTTCCGGTACGAACTGGAGAGCCTCGACCCGGAGTACTACCTCGGGACGCCGTACTACGAGCGCTGGTTGACTGCGGCCGAATCGCTGTTCGCAGAGGCCGGCGTCGTCGATGCCGACGAACTGCTCGAACGCGCTCGCGCCATCGAGGCGGGCGAGGCCGAGGCGACCGAACGGACCGACCCCGAGCGCCTCCCGGAACTCCTCGAGGGCGTCCGCGAGGTGTACATGAGCGGGCGCGACGGCGGGGAGCCAGCGTTCGAGGTGGGCGACCGGGTTCGGGTTCGAAAGGAGCACCCGAAACGGCACACCCGCTGCCCGCGCTACGTCCGCGGCGCGGAGGGCGAGGTCGTGGCGTATCGCGGGTCGTACGTCTACCCCGACGCGAACGCACACGGCGAGGAGCGGGCCGAGCCACTGTACAACGTCCGCTTCGGTTCTGGTGAGTTATGGGGCGAGGCCAACACTGACGGGGACTGGTTGCACGTCGAACTCTGGGAACCGTACCTGGATTCGGTCTGA
- the coxB gene encoding cytochrome c oxidase subunit II — MKGTRLGTLLATLGGLTLFVGTAAAQPSTTAELINQLNDRLLYIGVPITLLVEVILIYTVLNFKDADEAKPTRENRRLEITWTVATAIILLFVGVASYGVLAHEDVTYTGDEIAPNESDVHVQADAYQWNWEMNYPEENVSALTAGDVELAQADGVEGPVIVLPADRDVYISVTSQDVIHALHVPDMGLKQDAVPGQTNTIKTHTLDTGVYQGYCAEYCGVAHSQMYFSVVVVPQDDYQSFLSNQNATSANASA; from the coding sequence ATGAAGGGCACGCGTCTCGGGACCCTCCTTGCGACGCTGGGCGGCCTCACGCTGTTCGTCGGAACGGCGGCGGCCCAGCCGTCCACCACAGCCGAGCTCATCAATCAGCTCAACGATCGGCTCCTCTACATCGGGGTTCCCATCACGCTGCTGGTCGAGGTCATCCTCATCTACACCGTCCTGAACTTCAAGGACGCCGACGAGGCGAAACCGACCCGCGAGAACCGTCGACTCGAGATCACCTGGACGGTGGCGACGGCCATCATCCTCCTGTTCGTCGGCGTCGCCTCCTACGGCGTGCTGGCCCACGAGGACGTCACCTACACCGGCGACGAGATCGCGCCCAACGAGAGCGACGTCCACGTCCAGGCGGACGCCTACCAGTGGAACTGGGAGATGAACTACCCCGAGGAGAACGTCAGCGCGCTCACGGCGGGTGACGTCGAACTCGCACAGGCCGACGGGGTGGAAGGACCGGTGATCGTCCTGCCGGCCGACCGCGACGTCTACATCTCGGTGACGTCCCAGGACGTCATCCACGCGCTCCACGTCCCTGACATGGGGCTGAAACAGGACGCGGTCCCCGGCCAGACGAACACCATCAAGACCCACACCCTCGACACCGGCGTCTACCAGGGCTACTGTGCGGAGTACTGCGGCGTCGCCCACTCCCAGATGTACTTCAGCGTCGTCGTCGTCCCGCAGGACGACTACCAGTCGTTCCTGTCGAACCAGAACGCGACGTCGGCGAACGCGTCCGCCTGA